In Colletotrichum lupini chromosome 6, complete sequence, a single window of DNA contains:
- a CDS encoding Na+/H+/K+ antiporter P-type ATPase, whose product MDDESELKHQKEAAGDRIRWDADEEAGRKAHRSNADPALHHARSNTSMSIHSVRSRRNSIDAAAELPIQYRTVSFEIEEYKTKTEAVKKAKNVATELSELEWHTLSVDELLRRQSSSLADGLSADQVQRRTAHYGKNAPSPAPTNHTKRILGYFFKGFGTVLLVASILVFIAWKPLGSPPAVANLALAIVLLAVFFIQAAFNMWQDWSSSRVMNSIKTMLPENCMVIRDGNQVELMAENIVPGDILIVKSGNKLPADVRFLKVSSDAKFDRAILTGESVPLPASVDSTDNNYLETRCIGLQGTHCVSGTCTGVVVATGDNTIFGRIAKLTNEPKKGLTTLEREVLHFVLIICSIMFLMIVLVLIVWGAWLRKQYPNWINVPNLIISCVSVAVAFIPEGLPVALTASMTISANMMRKNKILCKSLKTVETLGSVSIICSDKTGTLTQNKMIVTECAIGTMKMTADGARDKIAVDRHNHPNNNSLEQLRALAGLCNAGQFDAATVRLPLHERVIHGDATDQAILRFSESLGQTAELRRCWQTKYELAFNSKNKYMIRVLGMSHPDGLSLALPSDTASVFQPGDVLLTIKGAPDVLMPRLSNYVNPAGYTTALDPSTRASIEQIKDEWSAQGRRVLLLARKAISRSALKGHPSDSAYEMEINNQAKSGLTLVGLVGIVDPPRPEIPEVMNTLRGAGIRIFMVTGDFALTAQAIAAECNIISVPRSQVDDISALQRINHVDPSIKHIVDDLESSPRQALVLSGPELMTLNEEQWDQLAQYQEIVFARTTPEQKLRIVRELQSRHEIVGMTGDGVNDAPSLRAADVGIALGSGSDIAIEAADMVLLDSFSSVVEALRYGRMMFDNLKKTVAYLLPAGSFSEFWPVMTNVLFGIPQILSSFLMIIICLFTDAAAAIAMAYEAPEADVLLRKPRVPGKDRLVDWQLVVQSYGLVGVLETLSSFAMSYWYLERNGIKFSDIWFSFGNLPSSIDPDYYQQKLNVASSIYFVNLVVMQWFNLLAIRTRRLSLFQHPPIGNKRTQNLYLFPAIIFALLMAIFWLYVPEFQTTLATAPVPVEYWFLPMTFGLGILLIDEARKFAVRTWPTGIIAKCAW is encoded by the exons ATGGACGACGAATCTGAGCTCAAACACCAGAAGGAGGCGGCCGGAGACCGCATTCGCTGGGACGCCGACGAGGAGGCCGGCAGGAAGGCTCACCGCTCTAACGCTGATCCGGCTCTTCATCATGCCCGGTCAAACACGTCAATGTCTATACACTCCGTCCGGTCGAGACGCAACTCCATTGACGCTGCTGCTGAGCTTCCTATCCAGTACCGCACGGT TTCCTTTGAAATTGAAGAGTACAAGACAAAGACTGAAGCCGTCAAGAAGGCCAAAAATGTCGCAACAG AACTCTCGGAACTCGAATGGCACACCCTCTCCGTCGACGAGCTTCTCAGACGCCAGTCGTCCTCCCTCGCCGACGGCCTATCCGCGGACCAGGTCCAGCGCCGCACAGCACACTATGGCAAGAACGCCCCCTCGCCGGCCCCGACAAACCACACAAAACGCATTCTCGGATACTTCTTCAAGGGCTTCGGTACAGTTCTCCTCGTGGCTTCCATCCTCGTCTTCATCGCATGGAAGCCCCTGGGAAGCCCGCCCGCCGTGGCTAACTTGGCGCTGGCCATCGTGCTGCTTGCCGTCTTCTTCATCCAGGCTGCCTTTAACATGTGGCAGGACTGGTCTTCTTCGCGCGTGATGAACTCCATCAAGACTATGTTGCCTGAGAACTGCATGGTTATTCGTGATGGCAACCAGGTTGAGCTCATGGCTGAGAACATTGTCCCTGGTGACATTCTCATTGTCAAGTCAGGCAACAAATTGCCTGCTGATGTGCGTTTCCTCAAGGTCTCTTCGGACGCAAAGTTTGACAGAGCCATCTTGACTG GAGAGTCTGTCCCTTTGCCCGCTTCGGTTGACTCGACCGATAACAACTACCTCGAGACTCGATGCATCGGTCTTCAGGGCACACATTGTGTCTCGGGCACTTGCACTGGTGTTGTCGTGGCCACCGGTGACAACACTATTTTCGGACGCATCGCCAAGCTGACCAACGAGCCCAAAAAGGGGTTGACAACTCTGGAACGCGAAGTTCTGCACTTTGTGTTGATCATCTGCTCCATCATGTTCCTCATGATTGTGCTTGTTTTGATTGTTTG GGGTGCATGGCTTAGGAAACAGTATCCTAACTGGATCAACGTTCCCAATTTGATCATCTCTTGCGTCTCGGTCGCTGTAGCGTTCATTCCTGAGGGTTTGCCTGTTGCTTTGACGGCCAGCATGACCATCAGCGCCAACATGATGCGGAAGAACAAGATTCTGTGCAAGTCGCTCAAGACTGTCGAAACACTTGGTTCTGTCTCGATTATTTGTTCCGACAAGACGGGTACTCTGACCCAG AACAAAATGATTGTGACCGAGTGTGCCATCGGTACCATGAAGATGACGGCCGACGGTGCCCGGGACAAGATCGCAGTCGACAGACACAACCACCCCAATAACAACTCCTTGGAGCAGCTTCGTGCGCTCGCTGGTCTCTGCAACGCCGGCCAGTTCGATGCCGCGACCGTCCGCTTGCCGCTCCACGAGCGCGTCATTCACGGTGATGCCACGGACCAGGCCATCCTGCGCTTCTCTGAGAGCCTGGGGCAGACCGCTGAGCTGCGCCGTTGCTGGCAGACAAAGTACGAACTCGCCTTCAACAGCAAGAACAAGTACATGATTCGCGTTCTCGGCATGTCACACCCTGATGGACTGTCGCTTGCTTTGCCTTCCGATACTGCTTCAGTCTTCCAGCCGGGCGATGT CTTGTTGACCATCAAGGGTGCTCCTGATGTGCTCATGCCGAGACTGAGCAACTACGTTAACCCTGCCGGATACACTACCGCTCTGGACCCTTCAACTCGTGCATCCATCGAGCAGATCAAGGACGAATGGTCAGCTCAGGGGCGTCGTGTGCTGTTGCTCGCTCGCAAGGCCATCTCAAGATCTGCTCTCAAGGGTCACCCGTCTGACAGCGCGTACGAGATGGAAATCAATAACCAGGCGAAATCCGGTCTTACGCTCGTTGGTCTTGTCGGAATTGTCGATCCTCCTCGTCCCGAGATCCCCGAGGTTATGAACACCCTCCGTGGCGCAGGCATCCGCATCTTCATG GTTACTGGTGACTTCGCTCTTACTGCCCAGGCCATCGCAGCCGAATGCAACATTATCAGTGTTCCTCGCTCGCAAGTCGACGACATCTCGGCTCTCCAACGCATCAATCACGTCGACCCCTCGATCAAACACATCGTGGACGACCTCGAGTCTTCCCCGCGTCAAGCCCTCGTCCTCTCCGGCCCCGAGTTGATGACCCTCAACGAAGAGCAGTGGGACCAGCTGGCTCAATACCAGGAAATCGTCTTCGCCCGCACGACGCCGGAGCAGAAACTCCGCATCGTCCGCGAGCTCCAGTCCCGTCACGAGATCGTAGGCATGACCGGTGACGGCGTCAACGATGCACCCTCTCTTCGCGCCGCTGATGTCGGTATCGCCCTCGGTTCCGGAAGCGATATTGCCATCGAGGCCGCCGACATGGTTCTGCTTGACTCCTTCTCCAGCGTCGTCGAGGCCCTGCGGTACGGACGCATGATGTTTGACAACCTCAAGAAGACCGTCGCCTACCTCCTCCCGGCTGGTAGTTTCTCCGAGTTCTGGCCCGTCATGACCAACGTTCTCTTCGGCATTCCCCAGATCCTCAGCAGTTTCCTCATGATCATCATCTGTCTCTTCaccgacgccgccgccgccatcgcCATGGCCTACGAAGCGCCCGAGGCCGACGTGCTTCTTCGTAAGCCTCGTGTGCCCGGTAAGGACCGCCTCGTTGATTGGCAGCTCGTCGTACAGTCTTACGGCCTGGTGGGTGTCTTGGAGACCCTGTCTTCGTTTGCCATGTCCTACTGGTACCTGGAGCGCAACGGCATCAAGTTCAGCGATATTTGGTTCTCCTTTGGCAACTTGCCGTCATCAATCGACCCGGACTACTATCAGCAGAAGCTCAATGTCGCAAGTTCAATCTACTTTGTCAACCTTGTCGTCATGCAGTGGTTCAACCTCCTGGCCATCCGCACCCGTCGGTTGTCGCTGTTCCAGCACCCGCCCATCGGCAACAAGCGCACGCAGAACTTGTACCTCTTCCCCGCCATTATCTTTGCGCTCCTGATGGCCATCTTCTGGCTGTACGTTCCCGAGTTCCAGACAACGCTCGCCACGGCCCCTGTCCCTGTCGAGTACTGGTTCCTGCCGATGACTTTTGGTCTGGGTATTCTTCTCATTGACGAGGCGAGAAAGTTTGCTGTGCGGACGTGGCCTACGGGCATAATTGCAAAGTGTGCGTGGTAG
- a CDS encoding homocysteine S-methyltransferase, with the protein MAASSSSQQSKVLILDGGLGTSLEDKYGIKFESATTPLWSTHLLVDGQDTLLACQKDFGDVPVDIILTATYQLSIHGFANTRTAQFPNGIDKANIGNFIQDAIRIADEAGRSQGSKTALSIGPYGACMIPGQEYSGAYDADHDTLEKLRDWHAERLQLFQSAAAFSSPVSYVAIETIPRTDEIKASYESAVKELIQEGAVDAAPALILYPDGTNGEVYNTTTQKLLWVDAARQATLILLGSELQ; encoded by the exons ATGGCtgcctcctcttcttcccagCAATCCAAGGTCCTCATCCTCGATGGTGGCCTCGGCACTTCCTTGGAAGACAAGTACGGCATCAAGTTCGAGTCAGCCACCACGCCTCTCTGGTCTACCCATCTTCTCGTCGATGGCCAGGACACCCTGCTCGCCTGCCAGAAAGACTTTGGAGATGTACCCGTTGACATCATCCTCACTGCCACCTACCAGTTATCCATTCACGGCTTTGCCAACACCCGCACTGCCCAGTTCCCCAACGGTATCGACAAAGCCAACATTGGCAACTTCATCCAGGACGCCATTCGTATTGCCGATGAGGCGGGACGTTCCCAAGGGAGCAAGACAGCTCTCAGCATCGGTCCCTATGGAGCTTGCATGATCCCTGGCCAAGAGTACAGCGGCGCTTATGACGCCGACCACGATACTCTCGAGAAGCTCCGTGACTGGCATGCCGAGCGGCTCCAGCTGTTCCAATCTGCCGCCGCCTTCTCTTCCCCCGTCAGCTATGTCGCCATTGAGACGATCCCACGCACAGATGAGATCAAGGCC AGCTACGAATCCGCTGTCAAGGAACTCATCCAGGAGGGCGCCGTCGACGCCGCTCCCGCCCTTATTCTCTACCCGGATGGCACCAACGGTGAAGTCTACAACACGACGACCCAAAA ATTGTTGTGGGTGGATGCTGCAAGGCAAGCCACGCTGATATTGCTCGGCTCCGAACTGCAGTAG
- a CDS encoding thioesterase superfamily protein: protein MSRNQIDGNLPETVAELEALPWCRALLKNPSVVTFIPPSRVPENANPHDRFFGKTLNNLTGIPACISFHTEAPGRSVITELSSLFALSRGVDGYPNIAHGGMTAVLIDEVLGVLIQRNMDTERDDPIFKMNTVTSSMNIKYLKPIKTPSVVLGTGQIKEIRGKKILLKAVLKDADGMELVICDSIWIGIPRVKM, encoded by the coding sequence ATGAGTCGAAATCAGATTGACGGAAACTTACCGGAGACGGTCGCTGAACTAGAGGCCCTCCCTTGGTGTCGCGCACTCCTCAAAAACCCGTCAGTCGTCACTTTCATTCCGCCATCCCGGGTACCAGAAAACGCCAACCCACACGACAGGTTCTTCGGTAAAACACTCAATAACTTGACCGGTATACCAGCTTGCATCAGCTTTCACACCGAGGCCCCGGGTCGATCTGTCATCACCGAACTCTCGTCCCTATTCGCGCTTTCAAGAGGGGTTGATGGCTATCCCAACATCGCGCACGGTGGCATGACTGCAGTTCTGATCGACGAGGTCCTTGGCGTCTTGATTCAGAGGAACATGGACACGGAGAGGGACGACCCGATCTTCAAGATGAACACAGTCACCTCTTCGATGAACATCAAATACCTCAAACCCATCAAAACGCCTAGTGTTGTGCTAGGAACCGGGCAAATCAAGGAAATCCGTGGGAAAAAGATCCTGCTTAAAGCTGTCCTCAAAGACGCGGATGGTATGGAGCTAGTGATCTGCGACTCGATATGGATTGGGATTCCCAGAGTCAAGATGTAA